A region of Candidatus Bathyarchaeota archaeon DNA encodes the following proteins:
- a CDS encoding 2-amino-3,7-dideoxy-D-threo-hept-6-ulosonate synthase, with the protein MRRILGEDGKTVIVPMDHGVTCGPINGLLDMQNTIDKLIAGGADAVVLHKGIAKNVDTKRLGLIIHVSASTKVGPDANWKVGVCSVEEAIRLGCDAVSVHVNVGAVHEPDMLVELGKIADECDAWGIPLLAMMYPRGAKIKNEHDPEAVAHAARLGAELGADIIKTNYTGDIESFRKVVEGCPVPVIIAGGPKVDTAQSLLEMVYDAVKAGCAGVSIGRNVFQHEDPTAMTKALVGIVHEGWSIEDAVMFLKAECCPKSDVKAKVGVYS; encoded by the coding sequence ATGCGGAGAATACTTGGCGAAGATGGCAAAACTGTGATTGTTCCCATGGACCACGGGGTTACATGCGGCCCTATTAACGGACTTTTAGACATGCAAAACACCATTGACAAGCTTATTGCTGGCGGCGCAGACGCCGTTGTTCTACATAAAGGTATAGCGAAAAACGTTGACACAAAAAGGCTTGGACTCATTATACATGTTTCTGCAAGCACAAAGGTAGGGCCTGACGCAAATTGGAAAGTGGGGGTCTGCAGCGTCGAAGAGGCCATTCGGCTGGGATGTGACGCCGTTTCGGTTCATGTGAACGTGGGTGCGGTTCATGAGCCTGACATGCTGGTGGAGCTGGGCAAAATAGCGGACGAATGTGACGCATGGGGGATTCCTCTGCTTGCCATGATGTACCCGCGAGGAGCGAAAATAAAAAATGAGCATGACCCAGAGGCTGTTGCCCACGCAGCTAGGCTTGGTGCAGAACTAGGCGCAGATATAATAAAGACCAATTATACAGGAGATATTGAGTCTTTCAGAAAAGTTGTTGAGGGGTGTCCTGTCCCGGTGATAATCGCTGGCGGGCCAAAAGTCGACACGGCTCAAAGTTTGCTGGAAATGGTTTATGATGCAGTTAAAGCCGGCTGCGCAGGGGTATCTATAGGTCGAAACGTTTTCCAACATGAAGATCCAACAGCTATGACTAAAGCTCTTGTTGGCATAGTGCATGAGGGATGGAGCATAGAGGATGCGGTGATGTTTTTAAAGGCAGAATGTTGTCCTAAATCCGATGTCAAGGCTAAAGTGGGGGTCTACTCTTGA
- a CDS encoding shikimate kinase produces the protein MSGKTTATAISYGGATIINAIATGKGAAFGVKLWTKAEVKLTDSPPIIKGEIVSDPAENTILIEKTVNKILRYFGLADKFGAEVKTWSNIPIARGLKSSSAAANAIALATVAALGKEVDDLTVVNLGVEGALEAKVTVTGAFDDACASYFGGIVITDNLKRKIIKRLEAPENLTVLFHIPKTKVYTSSVNVQKTRAIAPLVKIAYKEALKGNFWQALTLNGLIYSSALGYDSSIVLDALMAGATAAGLCGKGPAVTIVVAEEKIDGVREALMQYEGEIIETQINHEKAQVLGVSP, from the coding sequence TTGAGTGGAAAAACTACTGCAACTGCTATAAGCTATGGTGGAGCAACCATAATAAACGCTATCGCAACTGGCAAAGGAGCAGCCTTTGGAGTAAAATTATGGACAAAAGCAGAGGTTAAGTTGACAGATAGTCCGCCAATTATAAAGGGTGAAATTGTTTCAGACCCTGCCGAGAACACTATACTTATAGAGAAAACTGTGAATAAGATTCTGAGATATTTTGGGCTTGCCGACAAATTCGGGGCAGAGGTTAAAACATGGTCCAACATACCCATTGCCCGCGGCCTAAAGAGCAGCAGCGCTGCTGCAAACGCCATAGCTCTCGCCACAGTGGCTGCGCTAGGGAAAGAGGTTGATGACTTGACAGTAGTAAATTTGGGTGTTGAAGGAGCTTTAGAAGCAAAAGTCACAGTAACAGGTGCTTTCGACGACGCTTGTGCATCCTATTTTGGCGGAATAGTCATAACAGACAACTTAAAGAGGAAGATAATTAAACGCCTTGAAGCGCCTGAAAACCTCACCGTCTTGTTTCACATACCTAAAACTAAAGTTTACACAAGCAGTGTTAATGTTCAGAAAACGCGGGCCATAGCCCCCTTGGTCAAGATAGCATATAAAGAAGCTTTAAAGGGTAACTTTTGGCAAGCTTTAACGCTTAATGGGCTGATATACTCTTCGGCTCTAGGATATGATTCTTCAATTGTTCTGGATGCTTTAATGGCTGGAGCAACTGCCGCCGGATTATGCGGTAAAGGACCAGCCGTAACAATTGTTGTCGCCGAAGAAAAGATTGATGGTGTACGGGAAGCCTTGATGCAGTACGAGGGAGAAATAATAGAGACGCAAATAAATCATGAAAAAGCGCAAGTTTTGGGCGTTTCTCCATGA
- the aroA gene encoding 3-phosphoshikimate 1-carboxyvinyltransferase — protein MTRVVIKPAENLRGEVNAPPSKSYTHRMLIAALLSSGKTTIEKPLISDDTLATLEAVKAFGAEVKQKGELWEVNGQPPPLKTPAGPVSCRESGTTLRFMIPVSALALGNTTFVMGQSLSRRPIEPLLQSLKQLGVNTRYDAENPSVIIVHGGGIDGGETTLRGDISSQFISGLLFACPHAKNDTKISLTKPVESKGYIEMTLDVLRKHSVKVRISEDFTQIQVPSGQIYLPFEHKVPGDFSSAAYLLAAAAITSSKIRIHNLDYTSKQGDKAILEILRHAGLEVKIGEGFVEVSGELRDAINVDAGDIPDLVPACTAIACYTSGVSQICNAGRLRYKESDRLAALYTEFRKMGAHIIMEESGLIIKGPCKLHGAVIDPHNDHRIAMACAAAALGAEGDTVIINAECVGKSYPNFFRDLTVLGANIVDGELDW, from the coding sequence ATGACAAGAGTTGTCATTAAACCAGCTGAAAACTTAAGGGGGGAAGTTAACGCCCCCCCCTCTAAATCTTATACGCATAGAATGCTTATTGCCGCACTTTTATCAAGTGGCAAAACAACTATAGAAAAGCCTCTAATTTCCGACGACACGCTAGCAACTTTAGAGGCTGTAAAAGCCTTCGGAGCCGAAGTAAAACAAAAAGGCGAACTCTGGGAAGTGAATGGACAACCACCGCCTCTAAAGACGCCCGCAGGACCTGTGAGTTGCCGGGAGTCGGGAACCACCTTACGCTTTATGATACCAGTTTCCGCCCTTGCCCTTGGAAACACAACATTTGTGATGGGACAATCGCTGAGTAGAAGACCCATAGAACCGCTGCTTCAAAGCCTAAAACAGCTTGGAGTGAATACCCGATATGATGCCGAAAATCCATCCGTCATAATAGTTCACGGCGGAGGAATCGACGGTGGAGAAACAACCTTAAGAGGCGACATAAGCTCCCAGTTCATATCTGGTCTTCTGTTTGCGTGCCCCCACGCGAAAAATGACACTAAAATAAGCCTTACAAAACCGGTTGAATCAAAAGGCTATATTGAAATGACTCTGGATGTACTGCGTAAACACTCCGTAAAAGTTAGAATTTCAGAAGATTTCACTCAAATACAAGTTCCAAGCGGGCAAATATACCTGCCTTTTGAGCATAAGGTTCCTGGAGATTTTTCTTCCGCGGCTTATCTTCTGGCCGCCGCCGCCATAACATCATCAAAAATAAGAATTCACAATCTTGATTATACGTCAAAGCAGGGAGATAAAGCGATTTTAGAAATACTTAGGCATGCAGGTTTAGAAGTTAAAATCGGTGAAGGGTTTGTCGAAGTTAGTGGTGAACTTCGCGACGCAATAAATGTTGATGCGGGAGATATCCCAGACTTGGTGCCGGCGTGCACAGCAATTGCATGTTATACAAGCGGAGTGTCTCAAATATGCAATGCTGGAAGGTTAAGGTACAAGGAATCTGACAGGCTTGCCGCTCTTTACACAGAGTTTAGAAAAATGGGGGCTCACATAATCATGGAGGAGAGCGGCCTAATAATAAAGGGGCCGTGTAAACTTCATGGCGCTGTAATAGATCCTCATAATGATCATAGAATAGCGATGGCTTGCGCCGCCGCGGCTTTAGGCGCTGAGGGTGACACAGTAATAATAAACGCTGAATGCGTGGGAAAATCTTATCCCAACTTTTTCAGAGACTTAACCGTGTTAGGAGCGAATATAGTTGACGGCGAACTCGATTGGTAA
- the aroC gene encoding chorismate synthase, giving the protein MTANSIGKAFVVTSFGESHGKCVGTVIDGCPAGLPLSELDVQAELDKRIPPKQEITSGRIEKDVVEILSGVFEGYTTGAPICILVWNKEAVPSEYDAIKDLPRPGHADYPAHIKYDGFNDYRGGGRFSGRITVSFVMAGAVAKKLLRMFGVEVLAYTKAIGDIEMKETPTLEQIREGTYKNSVRCPDPMYAESMEKAIIEARREGESLGGIVECIALNVPAGVGEPIVDALDADIAKAIFVVPAVKGVEFGAGFKAATLKGSENNDAYTIRNGKVVTLTNNAGGVLGGLSNGMPIVVRAAFKPTPSIAKLQKTINLSTFEEATVQIKGRHDPCIVPKAVPVIEAVVAITLTDLMIRAGIIPKVLGRKR; this is encoded by the coding sequence TTGACGGCGAACTCGATTGGTAAAGCCTTTGTTGTAACATCTTTCGGAGAAAGCCACGGCAAATGCGTGGGCACAGTTATAGATGGTTGCCCAGCAGGGCTTCCACTTTCCGAACTAGACGTGCAAGCAGAACTGGATAAGAGGATACCGCCCAAACAGGAAATAACGTCGGGAAGAATCGAAAAAGATGTCGTGGAAATTCTATCCGGAGTATTTGAAGGATACACTACTGGGGCGCCTATCTGTATTCTGGTATGGAACAAGGAAGCTGTCCCCTCAGAATATGACGCTATAAAAGATTTGCCAAGACCTGGACACGCCGACTACCCCGCCCACATTAAATATGATGGATTCAACGACTACAGAGGCGGCGGAAGGTTCTCTGGAAGAATTACTGTATCATTTGTTATGGCTGGAGCTGTTGCAAAGAAATTACTGCGAATGTTCGGGGTTGAAGTGTTGGCGTACACCAAAGCAATAGGCGATATTGAAATGAAAGAAACACCAACGCTGGAGCAGATTAGAGAAGGAACATATAAAAACTCGGTTAGATGCCCAGATCCAATGTACGCTGAATCAATGGAGAAAGCCATAATCGAGGCAAGAAGGGAAGGAGAAAGTCTCGGAGGCATAGTGGAATGTATTGCATTAAATGTTCCGGCAGGTGTCGGCGAGCCAATAGTTGACGCGTTAGACGCTGATATAGCAAAGGCCATCTTCGTTGTGCCCGCCGTTAAGGGAGTGGAGTTTGGTGCAGGATTTAAAGCAGCCACACTGAAGGGATCCGAAAACAACGATGCATATACGATAAGAAACGGCAAAGTAGTAACCTTAACAAACAACGCAGGCGGGGTGCTTGGAGGTCTATCCAATGGTATGCCGATAGTGGTTAGAGCGGCTTTTAAGCCAACACCGTCGATAGCGAAACTACAGAAAACCATAAATTTGTCAACGTTCGAGGAGGCCACTGTGCAAATAAAGGGCAGGCATGACCCGTGCATAGTGCCAAAAGCTGTTCCGGTAATAGAAGCTGTGGTTGCAATAACATTAACAGACCTCATGATAAGGGCTGGAATAATCCCGAAAGTTCTAGGAAGGAAGAGGTAA
- a CDS encoding shikimate dehydrogenase: MEISGKTKVFCVIGDPIDHSLSPVMHNAAFRFLKLDAVYVAFKVKKERLEDAVNGVRGFSIYGMNVTMPHKTAITSYLDEIDPAAKFVGAVNTVLNANGKLVGFNTDGVGAIKALKENGVEPKGKKFLLLGAGGAGRAIAFQLAQEADELRILNRDGEKAKRLAESLQRKFNKKIVGNSLSTNLLKEWLKNVDVLINATSVGMYPNSGQTIVERDMLNPKLTVMDIVYSPIETKLLKEAKSVGAKIINGIEMLVFQGAASFEIWWNQPAPVNVMREAILKKLCGVEIKI; the protein is encoded by the coding sequence ATGGAAATTTCTGGAAAAACCAAAGTGTTCTGTGTAATCGGCGACCCAATTGATCATTCGCTAAGCCCCGTTATGCATAATGCTGCTTTTAGATTTTTGAAGCTTGACGCTGTTTATGTTGCCTTTAAGGTGAAAAAGGAAAGGCTTGAAGATGCTGTGAATGGTGTGCGCGGGTTCAGCATTTATGGAATGAATGTTACGATGCCCCATAAAACTGCCATCACCAGTTACTTGGACGAAATCGACCCTGCGGCAAAATTCGTTGGAGCCGTTAACACGGTGCTTAATGCGAACGGGAAGCTTGTAGGCTTCAATACCGACGGCGTCGGCGCAATAAAAGCCTTAAAGGAGAATGGAGTGGAGCCTAAAGGTAAAAAGTTCCTACTTTTAGGCGCTGGAGGCGCCGGAAGAGCAATAGCTTTCCAACTTGCACAAGAGGCAGACGAGCTTAGAATTCTAAACAGAGACGGAGAGAAGGCTAAAAGGTTGGCGGAATCGCTTCAAAGAAAGTTTAACAAAAAAATTGTCGGAAACAGCCTTTCAACAAACCTCCTTAAAGAATGGCTTAAAAACGTAGATGTGCTCATTAACGCCACTTCCGTTGGCATGTACCCTAACAGTGGCCAAACCATCGTCGAGAGGGATATGCTAAATCCGAAGCTTACAGTAATGGACATAGTTTATAGTCCTATTGAAACGAAGCTATTAAAAGAAGCTAAATCTGTTGGCGCCAAAATTATAAATGGCATTGAAATGCTCGTCTTTCAAGGTGCTGCTTCATTTGAAATCTGGTGGAATCAGCCTGCTCCTGTAAACGTTATGAGGGAAGCTATTTTGAAAAAACTCTGCGGGGTGGAAATCAAAATTTGA
- a CDS encoding homoserine kinase — MKHTSSPGLAPVTERDEARHRKSKANANGSFVLAHVEAKAPATSANLGAGFDVFGVALDALFDKVAVDVVKGDNKIQLFVKGKNSELVSTNPDENTAGLAAKALLKASGKSYGLIISIEKGIRPGSGLGSSAASAAASALAVNEALQLGFTRKELVKFAALGEIAAAGVPHYDNVSAALMGFFTAVVSHEPFEVIQLPMPENIKFVVVTPEIVLETSKARSVLPKQVALSDAVHNIARASAFVAGVLTSNLTLMGMGMKDLLAEPYRASLIPGLAEVKRNAIAAGAAGVAISGSGPSVLALVDASKNVEAKVLKAMKEGFEGYGIQCEAIIAKPGPGATVVRSEEK; from the coding sequence TTGAAACATACTTCATCACCGGGATTGGCTCCGGTTACTGAACGCGATGAAGCCAGACATAGAAAAAGCAAGGCTAATGCCAACGGCTCATTTGTTCTTGCCCATGTTGAGGCAAAAGCTCCGGCGACTTCGGCAAACCTAGGCGCTGGATTTGATGTCTTCGGAGTTGCATTAGACGCCTTGTTTGATAAAGTTGCCGTTGACGTGGTGAAAGGAGATAACAAAATTCAATTGTTTGTTAAAGGGAAAAATTCAGAGCTTGTTTCAACAAATCCCGACGAAAACACTGCGGGACTAGCTGCAAAGGCCCTTTTGAAAGCATCCGGCAAAAGTTACGGGCTTATTATAAGCATTGAAAAAGGCATACGGCCTGGAAGCGGTTTGGGAAGCAGCGCAGCAAGTGCAGCAGCTTCCGCGTTGGCTGTGAATGAAGCTTTACAGTTAGGTTTTACAAGAAAAGAACTCGTAAAATTTGCAGCTTTAGGCGAAATAGCGGCCGCGGGCGTTCCCCATTATGACAATGTTTCTGCGGCTCTCATGGGATTTTTCACGGCGGTAGTTTCACATGAACCTTTTGAAGTGATACAGCTTCCAATGCCTGAAAATATCAAGTTTGTCGTAGTCACCCCAGAAATAGTGCTGGAAACATCCAAAGCTCGCTCAGTTCTTCCCAAACAAGTGGCGCTGTCTGACGCTGTGCATAACATTGCAAGGGCATCTGCGTTTGTTGCTGGTGTTTTAACAAGCAATCTAACCTTAATGGGGATGGGAATGAAAGACTTGCTTGCTGAGCCATACAGGGCCAGTTTAATCCCCGGACTGGCTGAGGTTAAAAGAAATGCCATAGCCGCCGGAGCGGCTGGTGTTGCAATAAGCGGATCTGGCCCCTCTGTCTTAGCGCTTGTTGACGCCTCCAAAAATGTGGAGGCCAAAGTCTTGAAAGCTATGAAGGAAGGTTTTGAAGGGTATGGAATACAATGCGAGGCTATAATCGCCAAACCTGGGCCGGGCGCGACGGTCGTTAGGAGCGAAGAAAAGTAA
- a CDS encoding 3-dehydroquinate synthase II — MKEFWLKIDKTVPQNVMEHLLDSASQTCDVVYVEDEQKLNDVKKKKLGVKVAAKIRECDIQVLEPLMSEELAKLKTAGKPVAVRVTVKGKEDEVAAVKAANLSADYIIINCLDWKIIPLENLIANIRGTSKLLAEVSSLEEAKLALETLELGADGVVLKTADSNEVIKVAYLVKKQLPQFKLVPVKIVGVKQIGTGARVCVDTCDLMKEGEGLLLGCQSACLFLVEAEVHENPFVQPRPFRVNAGPVSLYALCAPDKTRYLSELKAGDELMIVDRNGKARFTNIGRVKIEWRPLLLIEAEWEGKNFKTIVQNAETIRLVTKDDSTSVTKLKPGDEVLAYISEGGRHFGTLVKEEKVVEL, encoded by the coding sequence TTGAAAGAGTTTTGGCTGAAAATAGATAAAACTGTTCCGCAAAATGTCATGGAACATCTGCTCGATTCTGCAAGTCAAACGTGTGATGTCGTGTATGTTGAGGATGAGCAGAAATTAAACGACGTTAAGAAAAAGAAGTTAGGGGTAAAGGTTGCCGCGAAGATTCGCGAGTGCGACATTCAAGTCCTTGAACCCCTTATGTCGGAAGAGTTAGCAAAGTTGAAGACTGCTGGCAAACCAGTGGCGGTTCGGGTAACGGTTAAGGGCAAGGAGGACGAAGTGGCTGCTGTCAAAGCTGCAAATCTTTCAGCCGATTACATTATTATCAACTGTTTGGACTGGAAAATCATACCATTAGAGAACCTTATAGCTAACATAAGAGGAACAAGCAAGCTTTTGGCAGAGGTTTCATCATTGGAAGAGGCCAAACTAGCTCTTGAAACTCTTGAACTGGGAGCCGACGGAGTAGTCTTAAAAACGGCAGATTCAAATGAGGTTATAAAGGTGGCGTATCTAGTCAAAAAGCAGCTACCCCAGTTTAAACTTGTACCGGTAAAAATAGTTGGCGTTAAACAGATAGGAACCGGAGCCAGAGTGTGCGTTGACACGTGCGATTTAATGAAGGAGGGTGAGGGACTCCTTCTCGGATGTCAATCTGCATGTTTATTCCTAGTGGAAGCGGAGGTTCACGAAAATCCCTTTGTTCAACCTAGACCTTTCAGGGTGAATGCGGGTCCAGTGTCGCTGTACGCGCTGTGTGCTCCAGATAAGACAAGATATCTTTCAGAACTCAAAGCCGGAGACGAGTTAATGATCGTGGACAGAAATGGCAAAGCTAGGTTCACGAATATTGGCAGAGTCAAAATTGAGTGGCGTCCTCTTCTACTAATTGAGGCTGAATGGGAGGGTAAAAACTTCAAGACGATAGTTCAAAATGCGGAAACGATAAGGCTTGTAACAAAGGATGACTCTACGTCAGTTACGAAGCTTAAACCCGGAGACGAGGTTTTAGCGTACATTTCAGAAGGTGGAAGGCACTTCGGAACCCTTGTTAAAGAGGAGAAGGTTGTAGAGCTTTGA
- the aroD gene encoding type I 3-dehydroquinate dehydratase produces MTVRICVSIMPKSFNDALKLIQKAEEHKANFIEIRLDCLGGFKELKDVAGCAKTPLIATIRTPNCGGNFLGKDEERRKILYNAASNGFKYVDIELDTPWLSSFVKELHALGVKPILSFHDFEETPEITKLQQILKNEIAVGADICKIVTMARSLQDNLTLLRFLNEEGGKAKIVCFAMGALGKPSRLLSPIFGGYFTIAALEHGGETASGQMTIQEMKAAYKALGAM; encoded by the coding sequence TTGACCGTTAGAATATGCGTTTCCATAATGCCTAAAAGCTTTAATGACGCGTTGAAGCTGATCCAAAAAGCGGAAGAGCATAAGGCAAACTTTATCGAGATAAGATTAGACTGTCTCGGCGGATTTAAAGAGTTGAAAGACGTCGCTGGATGTGCAAAAACACCGCTAATCGCAACTATTAGAACACCTAACTGTGGCGGAAATTTTTTGGGGAAGGATGAAGAACGCAGAAAAATTCTTTACAATGCTGCTTCAAACGGGTTTAAATACGTGGACATAGAACTTGACACACCTTGGCTGAGCAGCTTTGTTAAGGAACTGCATGCTTTAGGAGTTAAACCAATACTGTCTTTTCACGACTTTGAAGAAACGCCGGAAATCACAAAGTTACAGCAAATTCTTAAAAACGAAATTGCAGTAGGCGCAGACATCTGCAAAATAGTGACAATGGCGCGAAGTCTACAAGACAACTTAACTTTACTACGTTTCCTAAACGAGGAGGGTGGAAAAGCTAAGATTGTCTGCTTCGCTATGGGGGCTCTGGGTAAACCCTCAAGACTTTTGTCGCCGATTTTTGGAGGATACTTCACAATCGCTGCCTTGGAACACGGCGGGGAAACTGCTTCAGGGCAAATGACAATTCAAGAAATGAAGGCGGCGTATAAGGCGTTAGGAGCCATGTAA